In a genomic window of Clavelina lepadiformis chromosome 7, kaClaLepa1.1, whole genome shotgun sequence:
- the LOC143466235 gene encoding uncharacterized protein LOC143466235 — MESMSDCTQKEISVEESNAVDATNLEKKCTAEQYNNAPAEVVADEQKVMPVKGCNEIVNAEVLSDEETHLSYTQKVIFTIEVKPYKSRRQFTEEERFEVKRYFNQNIKKQQRIFIAEARDALESGALPLCARKTPKQIQDRVAEFIRSAQR; from the exons ATGGAGAGTATGAGTGACTGCACCCAGAAGGAGATTTCAGTAGAAGAAAGTAACGCAGTGGATGCCACAAATTTGGAAAAGAAATGTACAGCGGAACAG TATAATAATGCCCCAGCTGAAGTGGTGGCGGACGAGCAGAAAGTGATGCCAGTTAAAGGATGTAACGAAATAGTAAACGCTGAAGTATTGTCGGACGAGGAGACACACCTGTCTTACACCCAGAAAGTGATTTTCACAATCGAAGTGAAACCATAT AAAAGTCGAAGGCAATTCACAGAAGAAGAACGTTTCGAAGTGAAGAGGTattttaaccaaaacattAAGAAACAACAAAGAATCTTCATCGCGGAGGCAAGAGATGCTTTAGAGAGCGGCGCCCTGCCTTTGTGCGCCAGGAAAACTCCAAAGCAGATACAGGATCGGGTGGCGGAATTTATCAGATCGGCACAAAGAC